A stretch of DNA from Cryptomeria japonica chromosome 4, Sugi_1.0, whole genome shotgun sequence:
TTTTCTACAACCAGCATGATTGACAACACGATTCACAGAAAAAATAATGGAGAGATTATTAACCCTTCAATTAATATATGAGAAAAAGATAATGGAATTAAAATAATTATCTTAAAAGATTATTACCCTCCACAAATCTTAAGAAGCCATCCCAACTTGCATGAAATCAACttataaatttttttcaaaactaACTATAATTCTCTTTAAAAAATTCTAccattttatataaaataataagtTGGGCGAAAGGTCACACAAGAAAAACTCTTTCTACATGAAAACAGTGGTAGATATATTTAATATCAAGTAATGACATCTATTTTTCTACTTTTCGATATATCCACAAAGACCCATTTGAAGCCTTCATAGCACTTCTAGGATAAGGAGAACTATTTGGATGATGATATCTAGGTGGATAAGGAGAAGTACTTGAATATGAAGATCTATGTGGATAAGGAGAAGTAGTTGAATAACGAGAGTTGGTTTTAGGATAAGGAGATCTAGGTGGTGGATAAGGAGAACTACTTGAATAAGGAGAAGTAGTTTGAGAATTCCAACAACGACTAGAACTCCTTTGAATAGAATTATTGATATTACTTTTACTCCATCTAGGAGTGGAAGGACGCTTTTGAGTAGAATTAGGGGTACTATTTTGAACCTCTCTAGAAGGATTTGAAGAACCCATTTGAAAAGTGTTAGGAGTATTCATTTTAGCATTGGGTGTTATAGAAAAACTCCTTGGAGTCAAATTAATTTGTTCTTTATGAGCTTTCCAAACAGTGCATATCTCCCTAGTTTGACTCAATGGTATTGTAGATGAGGTTGTGTGATTTCTTAAATTAATAAACTTAGTTGAAGGACCCATTTGAAAAGTGTTAGGAGTATTTATAATTTTAGCATTGGGTGTTATAGAAAACCTCCTTGGAGTCGAATTAATTTGTTCTTTATCAGCTTTCCAAATAGTAGATATCTCACCAATTTCTTTCAATGGTGTTGTAGATGAGGTCGTGGGATTTCTTTTAATCCACTTCTCCAATTTGCGTAGAAATGGGCCAACCATAAAATACTTGTTGCGTTTTCTTCCCATGATCCGAAGTGGATGCCAAGCAATTTCACTGACTTCTTTCTTAGTCCTTGGTTCAAAAGGATATTTCTCATCCACTGCTTTGATAATATACAAAACCACTCGTTGCTTctcttgagaatgctcaatgaggtcattgacattcaaaaaggaacttATATCATATCCTACCTCTTCCATGGTTTCTCTAATAGCACATATGTGGTCTTCTTCATCTGGATCTTCCCTCTTTCCCCTAGGAAAACTCCAAGAATTACTCTTCCAGCCCCTCACAAGCAAACACCTCTGCTTAGACTGGTCCAAAATTATTGAGCCAGCTACTGGAACAGAATGCTTAAAGGCCATGAATTCATCAAGGATATCATTTACATGGTTAGCATGGTAAGTTTTAAAGAGATCACAACTCTTAAAGAAAAAATAGGTAAAGTCCTTTATGCTAAGGGACTTGAGACGAGGATTTTGATCTACTGTATTGTCCTCATAGTGCCAGTGAGCTTGCTCTACTTGAAACATTAGGCTTGGAATGAAGTCTACTTCTTCTGGATCCATATCTTGAACAAAATTAACATacaattcttgcatgatctcctcTGAAGGATACAGATACCCAACAGATGTGATGCTCCTAGTCGATTTTTTCCCCATTCTAGATCTAGATCGAGAAATCTTACACTTACTATTGGGTGTCATTGGAGAAGGGACACCCTTACTATTTGGAGTTTTGGGAATGGAACATTTTCGccatggaggaggaggatgaggatccAACATTTTATCTTGCATATTTCCTGCAGAATTCAAACTTTTACGATTGGAGGGATGCTTTCAAGTACGCAGAAATTTGCTTCTCTGGTCCATTCCTTGCTGATTATTGCTGAATAAATACAAACTTATGCTCTTCATGGGACAAGATCAAGGGTCATGTCTGTTAACTCAGCCTTTGCAAACTTACGTGAATGGTAGATTTTATCTTTGTTGAATTCAACTTGTTAATGTAATTTACAATAACATCTTTAACtttaaccaaaaaaaattaaataaaaattattttcttcGCCATCAAAATTTGTACAAAGAAATTCTATCTTTATCCTCTTTCTTGTCTTAAGATCTGATTAAGAAAATTTGGGATACAGAAAAGAATcccatctgagaaatctgatttcTCAGTACATTGATGCCAAAATTAAATGGACACCCGTGATAAGTCAGATTTCTCAGATGGGATTCTTTTTAACATTTTGTTGTTCATTATGATGGGTATAATTGAGTGTATAATTGAGACGTTTGATATTGTATAACATTTTGTATGGAAATTGCATCTTATTAGCTTTGTATGTTATTGAGATTAATTATTCTTCGGAGTGAATTACAGTACAATTTTATAGCTTTGTATGTTAAAAAGGTATATCAGTGTGTTATAATGTAAAGCTTGATTTGAATGGCATAAGCTTGTTTTGATTTCTCTGTACCGTACAAAcgtttaaaatataatatttgattTTTAAGTAAAATTTGAtagataatatatataaaatatgataTATTAGTATATGGTTATTACTAGAGTGTATTCTTTTATCTATATCCCTTTTTTATATCAGTTTTAAAACTCATTTTTACATGTGAATTAAAAAATTTCGTACATAAAATCTACTTCTTTTTTTaaggataaaaataaatataaagtaaaaatataatgatatgataatataataataataatagtttgATCTTAATAATTTTCTTGTCTTTGTAAagagtttaataaaaatataataataataatgataattttGTCTTGAAagtttttaatagaaatataaaaaatataataataagaatatattaaaatataataacataaattattaataattataatattataatttataaaaatgatttaatattaatcaaagtttgaaaatttggATTCGTCGAGGATTCAACAACTCAAATTAGGCCTCGAACTCAAGACTTGGCAAAAAACTCGGCTAGGACTCAAAAAAGAAGAAAAgcatagttttacaaaaaaacaaaaagaaatttatgcatttagagaacataagagctataattcaaacattacacatgtcatatgatcccCAAACACTCAATGTTTAAAATTTCATCATAATCAATgatcatactcatagtttcaaatttcaaactttcaaatgtaTAACATAATAATAGcatcataagtttataaatgtttacatatAAGTCAATGTCAAAATAAATGTTTACATCCTCCTCTTTCCTCTCCTAATGTAACTCAAATTTTGAGGTCTAGATTTAGAAGGTACAACAAGATGAGTTATTTGTTCAAGTTGTTCTTCAAAATAAAAACTATCTTTGTTGTCCTCCATTGCATCCAATTATGTTGCTTATGCTTCTTATGTTGCTCCTCTCTCCAATTCTGCAAGACCTTCATTGGTAAGGAGGACAACATCATCATTTTGTTCATTGACAGTCCATTCATcatatgatcaatatcatctttGAGTCAATGGACTCATGTGAATATACCTCCACCTTTCTAGTTTGAAGGCAAAGGTTGTACCGAACGGAGACAAGATCATTTAGGCATTGTTGGGTCAACCTATTTCTGTTCTTTGTGTGAAAATTTTCAACTAAAATCCAATTTTGTTCACATCCAGAAGCACTACATGACTGGGACTAAATACGAATGGCTATCTTTTCAAGATTAGGCATTAGGCATGTcagcaccataattctcccaccacAAATCTACAAAAAACCATTTAGAAATATAAGAATTAAGTAAAGAAATATGAGAATCAAGATTCTAATTTTTCTTATAAATGTAGTATTGAACTAAATTTTTTACCTAGTTTTTTTTTCTCTCCTATCAACTACTTGagccaaagaaaagagtctccccTCTACACCCTTGTAGACCTTGAAtagataaaaattaaaattaaatcaaacatGAATGTTTCTAGATAGTCAAAAACTCAACATTAAAAATCCATagacaaaatataacaaaattgcaaatctcacctccaactcatcaaaaCCTTGTCTCTCAATTCATGACTAGgtgtcatcttatcaatgcatgaAATAACACTTTCCATGACCTCCTCATCAGTCCTAAATGTATTAGAGAAGGAGCATTTTGGGTTCAAGAAGAAGGACAAAGCATGTATCAGTTGGTGGAATTGGTTTATAGTACCCTTACCCTAATCAGACCCTTTTTACCtcattgaccatggttgacttttcaatGGCTTGCATGGATGGTTGATTTATTATGATTGTGATGTTTTATTCTAGTATGATGCTTTAGAGTGTGATTTGGTGAATATGATATGCATTATTGTTTATTGATGAGTAGTTGTAAACTCTTCTTATGCATcgtattttataaatgatgaaatgttaagtttatttatgtgttGTTAACGATGGACTAACATATTTTCTTCATGTGTGAGTTGCTTTATGTATATGTCGTCATGTATGtgtggaaagtgtatggggtgtgaggagatgatttctCATCACTCATTTCAGTAAGACACGAAAAGTCATGATTttccttcaccggtgtgtttacCGTGTTTGTATAGATATGTATGCGTGGTTTGGTGATGCAAGAAATTGCAAGTACAAGGTACCGACTCCACCTGACTCCACAGGTttgagcgtacctaattaacctgatgaaagtggaggagatagttctaAGGCCCTAATGTCATCCCTATCCTTGCTCGTTTGTGAGCCTCATCAGTCTTTTGTGTACCTTGTCAGATCGCCAAGTAGGCTGCTATTCCgacgttggtatgtgggtcatatttttgttttatttaagttgagttttgtgtgttatgcatttttttactttatttattcttctagtgTAGTTTTATGTGAATTGTGTTTATAGATTTAACGGGGATAAATTACTATGGATACCTTTTAATGGTTAAATTAATAAAGCAAGCATGCTAGGTTGATTGATTTAAATTATTGTTTAAAAGTCATTATATAGTGGGTTTAATTTATGCTTTGTGTATTTATAAAAAGTCAATTCTTACTTTTAGAAATTAAAATATCTTATGGCTTTTgtgttgaaaaataaataaaagaataatagaatATTTTTGAATATAATCATGtaaatgttttaaaataaaattagattttctatttttcataaaAATGAAATTGTGCCTTAAATTAGATTTTTGGGGTAAAAGGCTTTataatttggaattttttttttaaaagg
This window harbors:
- the LOC131061129 gene encoding mRNA-decapping enzyme subunit 2-like, with the translated sequence MGKKSTRSITSVGYLYPSEEIMQELYVNFVQDMDPEEVDFIPSLMFQVEQAHWHYEDNTVDQNPRLKSLSIKDFTYFFFKSCDLFKTYHANHVNDILDEFMAFKHSVPVAGSIILDQSKQRCLLVRGWKSNSWSFPRGKREDPDEEDHICAIRETMEEVGYDISSFLNVNDLIEHSQEKQRVVLYIIKAVDEKYPFEPRTKKEVSEIAWHPLRIMGRKRNKYFMVGPFLRKLEKWIKRNPTTSSTTPLKEIGEISTIWKADKEQINSTPRRFSITPNAKIINTPNTFQMGPSTKFINLRNHTTSSTIPLSQTREICTVWKAHKEQINLTPRSFSITPNAKMNTPNTFQMGSSNPSREVQNSTPNSTQKRPSTPRWSKSNINNSIQRSSSRCWNSQTTSPYSSSSPYPPPRSPYPKTNSRYSTTSPYPHRSSYSSTSPYPPRYHHPNSSPYPRSAMKASNGSLWIYRKVEK